In Geminocystis sp. NIES-3708, a single window of DNA contains:
- a CDS encoding aldo/keto reductase codes for MMELNIKVAENLFLSPMGCGTWAWGNRFLWGYDKTMDRELQQVFNLHVSQGVTWFDTGDSYGTGKLNGRSETLLGKFVSEYRGDHQNEIAIATKLAVYPWRLTPQSMIKACEKSAERLGRKVDLVQMHWSPAKYLPWQEKPLWDGLVQLYDQGLVKGIGLSNYGPKNLQRAYEYLGEKGVKISTLQVQYSLLSTYPFVKLGLKQLCQDLDIKIIAYSPLTLGILTGKYQDLNSLPSGPRKGLFKELLPKIHPLLKTMDVIAKSNGKTMSQVAINWCICQGTIPIPGAKNLSQARENIGALGWRLSSAEVTELENIALNLDKQMIQNIFQTN; via the coding sequence ATGATGGAATTAAACATAAAAGTAGCGGAGAATTTATTTCTCTCTCCTATGGGATGTGGTACATGGGCATGGGGTAATCGCTTTCTCTGGGGCTATGATAAGACGATGGATAGAGAATTACAGCAAGTTTTTAATCTTCATGTTTCTCAAGGGGTTACTTGGTTTGATACAGGTGACTCTTATGGTACAGGGAAACTAAACGGACGTAGTGAAACTCTGTTAGGAAAATTTGTCAGTGAATATCGAGGAGATCATCAAAATGAAATTGCAATCGCTACAAAATTAGCGGTTTATCCTTGGCGTTTAACTCCCCAATCTATGATAAAAGCTTGTGAAAAATCAGCAGAGAGATTAGGTAGAAAAGTTGATTTAGTGCAAATGCACTGGTCTCCTGCAAAATATTTACCTTGGCAAGAAAAGCCCTTATGGGATGGTTTAGTGCAATTGTATGATCAAGGTTTAGTTAAAGGTATCGGTTTATCTAATTATGGACCAAAAAATTTACAACGGGCTTATGAGTATCTCGGAGAAAAAGGAGTCAAAATTAGTACTTTACAGGTGCAATATTCTTTGTTATCAACTTATCCTTTCGTGAAGTTAGGATTGAAGCAGCTATGTCAGGATTTAGATATTAAAATTATCGCTTATAGTCCTCTTACTTTAGGGATTTTAACAGGTAAATATCAAGACTTAAATAGTTTACCATCAGGTCCGAGAAAAGGATTATTTAAGGAGTTATTACCGAAAATTCACCCTTTATTAAAAACTATGGATGTGATCGCAAAAAGTAACGGAAAAACCATGAGTCAAGTTGCCATAAACTGGTGTATTTGTCAAGGCACAATTCCCATTCCGGGGGCAAAAAACCTTAGCCAAGCCAGAGAAAATATTGGTGCTTTAGGTTGGCGTTTATCTTCGGCAGAAGTAACAGAATTGGAAAATATTGCTTTGAATTTAGATAAGCAAATGATCCAAAATATTTTTCAAACTAATTAA
- the tgt gene encoding tRNA guanosine(34) transglycosylase Tgt, whose amino-acid sequence MSFSYSLIASCSHTKARAGVFSTPHGDVETPKFMPVGTIGTVKGITPAQLKDVNAQMILGNTYHLHIQPGEGIIEKAGGLHNFVGWDRPMLTDSGGFQVFSLSKLRQLTDDGVKFRSPKDGRIINMTPENSIRIQNALGADVIMAFDECPPATATKDEVIIAVERTYKWLQRCINAHAKSDKQALFGIVQGGIYADLRTQSAQDLISLDLPGYAIGGVSVGEKPELIHQIIQWTTPLLPVNKPRYLMGVGTYREMVIAIASGIDLFDCVIPTRLGRHGAALVQGKRINLKNAPYKEDFTPLDPECSCYTCKNFTRAYLNHLLRSGEMLGFILLSIHNLHELVNFTNKIRRAIINDTFISEFGHWL is encoded by the coding sequence GTGTCTTTTTCTTATTCTTTAATTGCATCCTGTTCTCATACTAAAGCACGAGCAGGGGTTTTTTCTACTCCTCATGGTGATGTCGAAACTCCTAAGTTTATGCCCGTTGGTACTATTGGTACTGTCAAAGGTATTACTCCAGCACAACTCAAAGATGTTAATGCTCAAATGATTTTGGGTAATACTTATCATTTACATATTCAACCCGGAGAAGGGATAATAGAAAAAGCTGGTGGATTACATAATTTTGTCGGCTGGGATAGACCGATGTTAACTGATTCTGGTGGTTTTCAGGTGTTTAGTTTGTCTAAACTACGACAACTTACTGATGATGGTGTTAAATTTCGCTCCCCTAAAGATGGCAGAATTATTAACATGACTCCTGAAAATTCCATCAGAATCCAAAATGCCTTAGGTGCGGATGTGATTATGGCTTTTGATGAATGCCCTCCTGCCACTGCCACTAAAGATGAGGTAATTATTGCTGTTGAGCGAACTTATAAATGGTTGCAACGGTGTATAAATGCTCATGCCAAGTCCGATAAACAAGCCTTATTTGGTATTGTACAAGGAGGAATTTATGCCGACTTACGTACTCAATCAGCACAAGATTTGATTAGTTTAGACTTACCCGGTTATGCTATCGGTGGTGTTAGTGTTGGTGAAAAACCTGAGCTGATTCATCAAATTATACAATGGACTACTCCCCTTTTACCTGTTAATAAACCTCGTTATCTCATGGGAGTTGGCACTTATAGAGAAATGGTTATAGCTATTGCATCTGGCATAGATTTATTTGATTGTGTAATTCCTACTCGTTTAGGCAGACATGGGGCAGCCTTAGTGCAAGGTAAGCGGATAAACTTGAAAAATGCTCCCTACAAAGAAGATTTTACACCTTTAGACCCTGAATGTAGTTGTTATACTTGTAAAAATTTTACTCGTGCCTATCTTAACCATTTATTACGTTCAGGGGAAATGTTAGGTTTTATTTTATTATCTATCCATAATTTACACGAGTTAGTTAATTTTACTAATAAAATTCGTCGGGCAATTATTAATGATACTTTTATCAGTGAATTTGGACATTGGCTGTAA
- the rsgA gene encoding small ribosomal subunit biogenesis GTPase RsgA, with the protein MVTPQFSDEPESKLFYGTVIAVQANFYQVLLDSVQESLLCTRPTRLKKIGQSVLVGDRVIVKSRELDRGAIAEVLPRKTILERPPIANAQQILLVFALEEPTLDPVQLSRFLVKAESTNLKLLLGLNKADLITFSEKEIWQTRLKNWGYEGYFFSVNTGEGITELKNILRDKITILAGPSGVGKSSLASLLIPELDFRIGAVSGKLQKGRHTTRHVALFELPQGGFIADSPGFNQPTFDFPSESLIQFFPEARARLTENTCKFHNCIHKDEPDCAVKGEWERYQYYLKFLEEAIAYSEKIAHKREEESTLKTKVKTLGKKIDEPKLEAKKYRRISRKVSNQKLEDLYTSQSLNSLDDELDFDG; encoded by the coding sequence ATGGTTACACCTCAATTTTCTGATGAACCAGAATCGAAGTTATTTTATGGTACTGTTATAGCTGTTCAAGCTAATTTTTATCAAGTACTATTAGATTCAGTACAAGAATCCCTTTTATGTACACGTCCGACACGATTAAAAAAAATTGGTCAATCAGTATTAGTAGGCGATCGAGTTATCGTTAAATCGAGAGAGTTAGATCGAGGAGCGATCGCTGAAGTATTACCTAGAAAAACAATATTAGAACGTCCGCCCATAGCTAATGCACAACAGATTTTATTAGTATTTGCTTTAGAAGAACCTACATTAGATCCTGTACAACTTAGCCGTTTTTTAGTAAAAGCAGAATCAACAAATTTAAAGCTGTTATTAGGATTAAACAAAGCAGACTTAATTACTTTCTCAGAAAAAGAAATATGGCAAACAAGGCTAAAAAATTGGGGCTATGAAGGCTATTTTTTCAGTGTTAATACTGGGGAAGGAATTACTGAATTAAAAAATATTTTGCGGGATAAGATCACTATCTTAGCAGGACCTAGTGGTGTAGGAAAATCCAGTCTTGCTTCTTTGTTGATACCTGAATTAGATTTTCGTATCGGTGCAGTATCTGGCAAATTACAAAAAGGTCGTCATACCACTCGTCACGTGGCATTATTTGAACTTCCTCAAGGTGGTTTTATCGCTGATAGTCCGGGATTTAACCAACCCACTTTTGATTTTCCGTCGGAATCTTTAATTCAATTTTTTCCTGAAGCTAGGGCCAGATTAACAGAAAATACTTGTAAGTTTCATAACTGCATTCACAAAGATGAACCTGATTGTGCTGTCAAAGGGGAATGGGAGCGTTATCAATATTACCTTAAATTTTTAGAAGAAGCGATCGCTTATAGTGAAAAAATAGCCCATAAACGAGAAGAAGAGTCCACCCTTAAAACGAAAGTCAAAACCTTAGGAAAAAAAATTGACGAGCCAAAATTAGAAGCTAAAAAATATCGTCGGATTTCTCGTAAAGTTAGTAATCAAAAATTAGAAGATTTATACACTTCTCAATCTCTCAATTCCCTTGATGATGAGTTAGATTTTGATGGTTAA
- a CDS encoding sulfurtransferase TusA family protein produces the protein MTQTLDLRGTPCPINFVRSKLQLEKMSSGQLLEIWLDRGEPIEQVPNSLTIEGYKIETIEDQGDFFRLSVRV, from the coding sequence ATGACTCAAACACTAGATTTAAGAGGTACACCCTGCCCGATTAATTTTGTCCGTAGTAAATTACAATTAGAAAAAATGTCATCAGGACAATTACTGGAAATTTGGTTAGATAGAGGCGAACCTATTGAACAAGTACCTAATAGTTTAACCATCGAAGGTTATAAAATAGAAACGATCGAAGATCAAGGAGATTTCTTTCGTTTGTCTGTTCGGGTTTAA
- the dnaJ gene encoding molecular chaperone DnaJ, with protein sequence MPGDYYEILGVPRTATKEELKSAYRKMARKYHPDVNKDADAEERFKEINRAYEVLSEPETKSRYDRFGEAGVSGAGGGSGFDPNDMGGFADIFETFFGGGFGGATNTTARRRGPTRGDDLRLDLRLKFREAVFGGEKEIKIPHLEHCQTCNGSGAKNGSTPKTCGTCSGTGQVKRATRTPFGSFAQVSTCPTCNGEGQIIEEKCESCGGQGRKQVNKKLKITIPAGVDTGTRLRVSGEGDAGTRGGPAGDLYVYLTVETDSYFKRDGNNILSEISISYLQAVLGCRFKVPTIDGEHEITIPAGLQPNTVMNLEDKGVPKLGNSVSRGNHLLTIKVEIPNKINSEERELLEKLAQIKGEHTSKRGFEGFFDSIFHK encoded by the coding sequence ATGCCAGGCGACTACTACGAAATATTGGGCGTTCCCCGTACTGCGACAAAAGAAGAGTTAAAATCAGCTTACCGTAAAATGGCAAGGAAATATCATCCTGATGTCAATAAAGATGCTGATGCCGAAGAACGTTTCAAAGAAATTAATCGTGCGTACGAAGTTTTATCAGAACCTGAAACCAAGTCACGTTATGATCGCTTTGGAGAAGCCGGAGTTTCTGGTGCTGGTGGTGGATCTGGTTTTGATCCTAATGATATGGGCGGATTTGCTGATATTTTTGAAACTTTTTTCGGCGGTGGCTTTGGTGGTGCTACGAATACGACTGCTCGTCGTCGTGGACCTACTAGGGGAGATGATTTACGTCTCGATTTGAGATTGAAATTCCGAGAAGCAGTTTTTGGCGGTGAAAAAGAGATTAAAATTCCGCACCTTGAGCATTGTCAAACCTGTAACGGATCAGGAGCTAAAAATGGTTCTACACCAAAAACCTGTGGCACTTGTAGCGGTACAGGACAAGTTAAACGAGCTACCAGAACTCCTTTTGGTAGCTTTGCCCAAGTTTCAACTTGCCCTACTTGTAACGGTGAAGGACAGATTATCGAAGAAAAATGTGAATCTTGTGGTGGACAAGGTAGAAAACAAGTTAATAAAAAGCTCAAAATTACTATTCCCGCAGGAGTGGATACAGGTACACGGTTAAGAGTAAGTGGAGAAGGTGACGCTGGTACTCGTGGCGGTCCTGCTGGTGATTTATATGTTTATCTAACGGTTGAAACTGATTCCTATTTCAAACGAGATGGTAATAATATTTTGTCAGAAATAAGTATTAGTTATTTACAGGCAGTTTTGGGTTGTCGTTTCAAAGTTCCTACTATTGATGGAGAACATGAAATAACTATTCCAGCCGGTTTACAGCCTAATACCGTGATGAATTTAGAAGATAAAGGTGTACCTAAACTAGGTAATTCTGTTAGTCGTGGAAATCACTTATTAACAATTAAGGTAGAAATTCCTAATAAAATTAATTCTGAAGAAAGAGAGTTATTAGAAAAACTAGCTCAAATAAAAGGTGAACATACTTCTAAAAGAGGCTTTGAAGGATTCTTTGATAGTATTTTTCATAAATAA
- the cobS gene encoding adenosylcobinamide-GDP ribazoletransferase, which produces MKKLIPSFFGAIVFYTIIPLADFLPLDFKKIARWLPWVGILLGIILGFMTEILTLMDFPPLTKAVLITGFWIFLTGGLHLDGIIDTADGLAVQNPEKRLEVMRDSNSGAFGIMAGIIVILLKITSISEINDYLSFYLIFCASYSRWGQLMAIALYRYLREEGKGAFLKENLNLPTDIILGSLFIIPLLIMQYFWLNQSLTLISFTLVIGITISLLIGWWFKKQLGGHTGDTYGATVEWSEALILCFLTLAK; this is translated from the coding sequence ATGAAAAAATTGATCCCTTCTTTTTTTGGGGCAATAGTTTTTTACACAATAATTCCTCTGGCAGATTTTTTGCCTTTAGATTTTAAGAAAATAGCTCGATGGTTGCCCTGGGTAGGGATTTTATTGGGGATTATATTAGGTTTTATGACTGAAATATTAACTCTGATGGATTTTCCTCCTTTAACTAAAGCCGTTTTAATTACTGGCTTTTGGATTTTTTTAACAGGTGGTTTACATTTAGATGGAATAATTGATACAGCCGACGGTTTAGCGGTGCAAAATCCTGAAAAAAGATTAGAGGTAATGCGAGATAGTAATAGTGGTGCTTTTGGTATAATGGCAGGAATTATAGTTATTCTCTTAAAAATCACCAGTATCAGTGAAATTAATGATTATCTTTCGTTTTATCTTATTTTTTGTGCTAGTTACTCTCGCTGGGGACAATTAATGGCGATCGCACTTTATCGTTATCTCAGAGAAGAAGGAAAAGGAGCATTTTTGAAAGAAAACCTAAATTTACCAACAGATATTATTTTAGGCTCGTTATTTATAATTCCACTGCTGATTATGCAATATTTCTGGCTCAATCAATCACTAACGTTAATTAGCTTTACCTTAGTTATCGGTATAACAATCTCATTATTGATAGGATGGTGGTTTAAAAAACAATTAGGAGGGCATACAGGGGATACTTACGGGGCAACGGTAGAATGGAGTGAAGCCTTAATATTGTGTTTCCTAACTTTAGCTAAATGA